Proteins encoded in a region of the Clostridium beijerinckii genome:
- a CDS encoding BglG family transcription antiterminator produces the protein MLNSRCSDILKLIASSSMPLTIKDIALKFKISSRSIRYDLDRIDEYLKEINLKPLVRKPNEGISIDLRQDENKRLLNLIESINSYDYVMSQKERTIYIIYKLLEKNSYLTINSLAENMFVSRGTINNDLKEVRKLLEGNNIKLKSEKSKGIKAIGDEKDLRKVVSNLMFENVADSDLIGVNFKKLFKDMDIEFIGNVIKTAEDQLESTLSDYSFNNLLIHIAIAIKRIELAKDIVMDENELKNLSKTCEFSIASAMARMLEDRYDIKIPKSEIGYMTIHLLGSNVMLKEEKNDDLIYIQLISATLISEVEKRTKYNFEADEHLLEGLIQHIRPMIYRLKHGVSINNPLLDEIIYKYKEVFTLVEESLIFLEKDLNAEISKEEIGYITLHFMASLERIKNLNKINPRVLVVCATGAGTSKFVSIKLKSIFDINIIDTVSSHDIEKIAKREPIDLIITTIPINIIGIRCILVSPFLTEKNISELSLFFSKYSQELDDIENKKEFESEKSFSKCFNEDDEYYNMNLESKRSVIKNILNIVDKNCIISNYSNLEKEIVTCLSSYKETIQPSLSEIINDKCIKLNEEAENWKEAIVKGGQILKRNSCINDSYIDAMINNVEKLGSYIVILPGIAMPHARPEDGAYKIGFSIMTLKYPIKFGNLENDPVKVIITMSVIDNKSHMKALKELMKIIEQDDFIDEMNRTNSVEEVLRIFNLSR, from the coding sequence ATGCTAAATAGCAGGTGTTCAGATATACTAAAACTCATAGCAAGCAGCAGTATGCCTCTAACTATAAAGGATATTGCTCTTAAGTTTAAAATAAGTTCTAGAAGTATAAGATATGATTTAGATAGAATAGATGAGTATTTAAAAGAAATAAATTTAAAACCATTAGTTAGAAAACCTAATGAGGGAATATCAATAGATTTAAGACAAGATGAAAATAAGAGACTTTTAAACTTAATAGAATCCATAAACAGCTATGATTATGTTATGTCTCAAAAGGAAAGAACAATTTATATAATCTATAAGTTATTAGAAAAAAATAGCTATCTAACAATAAACAGCCTAGCTGAAAATATGTTCGTCAGCAGAGGAACTATTAATAATGACCTTAAAGAAGTTAGAAAATTACTTGAAGGTAATAATATAAAGCTTAAAAGTGAAAAATCCAAAGGAATAAAAGCTATTGGAGATGAGAAAGATCTTAGAAAAGTTGTTTCGAATCTTATGTTTGAAAATGTAGCTGACTCAGATTTGATTGGTGTTAATTTTAAAAAGTTATTTAAGGATATGGATATAGAATTCATAGGTAATGTAATAAAGACTGCAGAAGATCAATTAGAAAGTACATTATCTGATTATTCATTTAACAATTTATTGATTCATATTGCAATTGCCATAAAGAGAATTGAACTAGCTAAAGATATCGTGATGGATGAGAATGAGCTTAAAAATTTAAGTAAAACTTGTGAATTTTCTATAGCTTCTGCAATGGCAAGAATGCTGGAGGATAGATATGATATAAAGATACCCAAAAGTGAAATTGGGTATATGACAATACATCTTCTTGGAAGTAATGTAATGTTAAAAGAAGAAAAAAATGATGATCTAATATACATACAGCTTATTTCAGCTACATTGATAAGTGAAGTTGAGAAAAGGACAAAGTATAATTTTGAAGCGGATGAGCATCTTTTAGAAGGATTAATTCAGCATATAAGACCAATGATTTATAGATTAAAACATGGAGTCAGTATAAATAATCCTCTTCTTGATGAAATTATATATAAATATAAGGAAGTTTTTACTTTAGTAGAAGAAAGCCTGATATTTTTGGAAAAGGATTTAAATGCAGAAATAAGCAAAGAAGAAATTGGCTATATAACTTTGCACTTTATGGCATCTTTAGAGCGGATAAAGAATTTAAATAAGATAAACCCTAGAGTTTTAGTGGTATGTGCTACTGGAGCTGGGACATCAAAATTTGTATCAATAAAGCTTAAATCAATATTTGACATAAACATAATAGATACAGTTTCAAGCCACGATATTGAAAAGATAGCAAAAAGAGAACCTATAGATTTAATTATAACAACAATCCCAATTAATATAATAGGTATAAGATGTATTTTAGTAAGTCCATTTTTGACAGAAAAAAATATAAGTGAGTTAAGTTTATTCTTTTCAAAATATTCACAAGAACTTGATGATATTGAAAATAAGAAAGAGTTTGAAAGTGAAAAAAGTTTTTCTAAATGTTTCAATGAAGATGATGAATATTATAATATGAATTTGGAATCAAAAAGAAGTGTCATAAAAAATATACTGAATATAGTTGATAAGAACTGCATAATAAGCAACTACTCAAATTTAGAAAAAGAAATAGTGACATGCTTAAGTTCATACAAAGAAACAATTCAGCCTTCATTAAGTGAAATAATAAATGATAAATGCATTAAACTAAATGAAGAAGCAGAAAACTGGAAAGAAGCAATAGTAAAAGGTGGACAAATTCTTAAAAGAAACAGCTGCATAAACGACTCTTATATTGATGCTATGATAAATAATGTTGAAAAATTGGGTTCGTATATAGTTATCTTACCAGGAATAGCAATGCCTCATGCAAGGCCAGAAGATGGAGCGTATAAAATTGGCTTTAGTATTATGACATTAAAATACCCAATTAAATTTGGAAACCTTGAAAATGATCCGGTAAAGGTAATAATAACTATGTCAGTAATAGATAATAAAAGCCATATGAAGGCTTTGAAGGAATTAATGAAAATAATAGAACAAGATGATTTTATAGATGAAATGAATCGAACTAATTCTGTAGAAGAAGTTTTGAGAATATTTAATTTATCTAGATAA
- a CDS encoding PTS ascorbate transporter subunit IIC, protein MSVLEFFRDVLKQPALLMGIMSFVGLIALKKPGHKIMTGTLKPILGYLMLGAGADFITSNLDPLGKMIQEGFHINGVVPNNEAIVSVAQKVLGVETMTILIVGLLINLLIARFTKFKYVFLTGHHSFFMACLLSAVLGTTGMSGTELILFGGFLLGAWSSISPAIGQRFTRKVTDGDDIALGHFGSLAYYISAWVGSKVGKPEESTEKIEIPEKWGFLRDTTISTALTMMIFYLIAAIAAGPTFVATISDGTSPILFALMAGLKFAVGVTIVYSGVRMILGDLIPAFQGIATRIIPDAVPAVDCAVFFTYAPTAVVIGFVSSFIGGVIGMILLGFAGGVLIIPGLVPHFFCGATAGIFGNATGGRKGAIVGSFVNGLLITFAPALLLPVLGSLGFQNTTFGDFDFGVLGIILGKASELVGKFGVIAIVVILLVVLIVPNFIKTKSKAINNLD, encoded by the coding sequence ATGTCAGTTCTTGAGTTTTTTAGAGACGTATTGAAACAGCCGGCTTTATTAATGGGAATTATGTCATTCGTTGGACTTATTGCACTTAAGAAACCTGGTCATAAAATTATGACGGGAACTTTAAAGCCTATACTTGGTTACTTGATGCTTGGCGCTGGAGCAGATTTTATTACCTCTAACCTAGATCCTCTTGGAAAAATGATACAAGAGGGATTTCATATAAATGGAGTTGTTCCAAATAATGAAGCTATTGTTTCTGTTGCACAAAAAGTATTAGGCGTAGAGACAATGACAATTTTAATTGTAGGACTTTTAATTAATTTATTGATAGCAAGATTTACAAAATTTAAATACGTCTTTTTAACAGGTCATCATAGTTTTTTCATGGCTTGCCTTTTATCAGCTGTTCTTGGGACAACAGGTATGAGCGGAACTGAATTAATATTATTCGGTGGATTCTTACTTGGAGCATGGAGTTCAATATCTCCTGCGATAGGACAAAGATTTACTAGAAAAGTAACTGATGGTGACGATATTGCACTAGGTCACTTTGGTAGTTTAGCGTACTATATTTCAGCATGGGTAGGATCTAAGGTAGGAAAACCTGAAGAAAGTACTGAAAAAATTGAAATACCAGAGAAATGGGGATTTTTAAGAGATACAACTATTTCTACTGCATTAACAATGATGATATTTTATTTAATTGCAGCAATAGCTGCAGGTCCAACTTTTGTAGCAACTATTTCAGATGGTACATCGCCTATATTATTTGCCCTTATGGCAGGACTAAAATTTGCAGTTGGAGTAACAATTGTTTACAGTGGTGTTAGAATGATTCTTGGTGATCTTATTCCAGCATTCCAAGGTATTGCAACTAGAATTATCCCTGATGCCGTACCAGCTGTTGACTGCGCAGTATTCTTTACTTATGCACCTACAGCTGTTGTTATAGGATTTGTATCTTCTTTCATTGGTGGTGTTATTGGTATGATTCTTTTAGGATTTGCCGGAGGAGTATTGATAATTCCAGGACTAGTACCTCACTTTTTCTGTGGAGCAACTGCTGGAATATTTGGTAATGCAACTGGTGGTCGTAAAGGTGCTATAGTAGGTTCATTTGTAAACGGGCTTTTGATTACTTTTGCACCAGCATTACTTTTACCTGTTCTTGGTTCATTAGGATTCCAAAACACAACTTTTGGTGATTTTGATTTTGGAGTTTTGGGTATTATACTTGGTAAAGCATCAGAATTAGTAGGAAAATTTGGTGTTATAGCTATTGTTGTTATATTACTAGTAGTTTTAATTGTTCCTAATTTCATAAAAACTAAATCAAAAGCAATTAATAATTTAGATTGA
- a CDS encoding PTS sugar transporter subunit IIB: MEILTVCGNGIGSSLMLAMKIEEICRENNIKANVESTDFNSAQGKKADLIITVKELAQQFDNRDVAVVRSYINKKKITEDVLEIIKKKYMELNK; encoded by the coding sequence ATGGAAATATTAACGGTTTGTGGCAATGGAATTGGAAGCAGTTTAATGTTAGCTATGAAGATTGAGGAAATCTGCAGGGAAAACAATATAAAAGCTAATGTTGAATCAACTGATTTTAATTCAGCACAAGGGAAGAAGGCAGATTTGATAATTACTGTCAAGGAACTTGCTCAGCAGTTTGATAATAGAGATGTTGCAGTAGTGAGAAGTTATATAAATAAAAAGAAGATAACAGAGGATGTTTTGGAAATTATTAAAAAGAAGTATATGGAATTAAATAAATAG
- a CDS encoding PTS sugar transporter subunit IIA, protein MIEKLFNKETIELNVEVNDWIEAIRFCGSLFVKNGNTEAKYTDAMINTVKNMGQYIVIEKGIAMPHARPEDGVKKIGMGLIKLKKPIEFGNEEYDPVDILIFICAIDKTSHLKALAELMILIEDNEFLSIVRNSSSKEDVLSYIKSKSF, encoded by the coding sequence ATGATTGAAAAGTTATTTAATAAAGAAACAATTGAACTAAATGTTGAAGTAAATGATTGGATAGAGGCTATAAGATTTTGTGGAAGTCTATTTGTTAAGAATGGAAATACTGAAGCAAAATATACTGATGCAATGATAAATACAGTAAAAAATATGGGACAATACATTGTTATTGAAAAGGGAATAGCTATGCCGCATGCAAGACCAGAAGATGGAGTTAAGAAAATTGGTATGGGGCTTATAAAACTTAAGAAGCCTATAGAATTCGGTAATGAAGAATATGATCCTGTTGATATATTGATTTTTATATGTGCAATAGATAAGACTTCGCATTTAAAAGCCTTGGCCGAACTTATGATACTTATTGAGGATAATGAATTTTTAAGCATTGTAAGAAATTCATCTTCAAAAGAAGATGTTCTTAGCTATATTAAGTCAAAAAGCTTTTAA
- a CDS encoding transaldolase: MNFRDLNIKIFADGANLNEMLEVYKVGIVKGFTTNPSLMKKAGIDDYKKFAKNVLEEIKDLPVSFEVFSDDFETMEREADVLSELGENVYVKIPIMNTKGESSIPLIKKLSEKGYHLNVTAIFTLDQVKEVVTSLNPEVKSIVSVFAGRIADAGTNPMKLMMTSSKLCKANKGVELLWASCRELYNIVEADECGCEIITVTNDILKKLPTMGKDLYEYSLETVRSFYKDASSLGFSIL, translated from the coding sequence ATGAATTTTAGGGATTTAAATATTAAAATATTTGCAGATGGAGCAAATTTAAATGAAATGCTAGAGGTTTATAAGGTCGGTATTGTTAAAGGCTTTACTACAAATCCCTCACTTATGAAAAAGGCAGGAATTGATGATTATAAGAAATTTGCAAAAAATGTGTTAGAAGAAATTAAAGATTTACCAGTATCTTTCGAAGTTTTCTCAGATGATTTCGAGACTATGGAAAGGGAAGCAGACGTTTTATCTGAACTAGGCGAAAACGTTTATGTAAAGATACCTATCATGAACACTAAGGGAGAATCTTCAATTCCGCTAATTAAAAAGTTATCGGAAAAAGGATACCATCTTAATGTTACTGCAATTTTCACTTTGGATCAGGTAAAAGAGGTGGTAACTTCATTAAATCCAGAAGTTAAGAGTATTGTGTCTGTATTTGCAGGAAGAATAGCAGATGCTGGAACTAATCCAATGAAGCTTATGATGACTAGCAGCAAGCTATGTAAAGCCAATAAAGGTGTAGAGCTTTTATGGGCAAGCTGTAGGGAATTATACAATATTGTTGAAGCAGATGAATGTGGTTGTGAAATAATTACTGTAACTAATGATATATTAAAGAAACTCCCTACTATGGGAAAAGATTTATACGAATATTCTTTGGAAACTGTACGAAGTTTTTATAAGGATGCATCAAGTTTAGGATTTTCTATTTTGTAG
- a CDS encoding glycerol dehydrogenase produces the protein MAKIMIAPSKYIQGNGELKNIAEYVSVLGEKALCLISESGLKRVKDTIDKSFEAKNVGVKYDIFNGECSITEVNRIIKICDENQLTVLIGIGGGKIIDTIKAVGYYANLPVVIVPTIAATDAPCSALSVLYTDDGVFDKYLFLKQNPNIVLVDTGIIAKAPVRLLVSGMGDALATYFEARACEKSNAGTCAFGTTTITAQALARLCYDTLITEGYKAKLAVEEGVCTKSVEKIVEANTLLSGLGFESGGIAAAHAIHNGLTVLPACHHMYHGEKVAFGTLAQLVLENAPMDEIEEVLDFCTRVGLPVTLKQLGIDEIKPEEIMEVAKAATSKEDTAHNMPFEVTPEDVYAAILTANKLGQEYM, from the coding sequence ATGGCAAAAATTATGATTGCACCAAGTAAATACATTCAAGGTAATGGAGAATTGAAAAATATTGCAGAATACGTATCTGTACTTGGTGAAAAAGCATTATGCTTGATTAGTGAAAGTGGCTTAAAAAGGGTAAAAGATACTATAGATAAAAGTTTTGAGGCTAAAAATGTAGGTGTAAAATACGACATATTTAATGGAGAATGCTCTATAACTGAAGTGAATCGTATTATCAAAATTTGTGATGAAAATCAATTAACTGTCCTTATTGGTATTGGTGGTGGAAAAATTATTGATACTATTAAGGCTGTTGGATACTATGCAAATCTTCCTGTTGTGATTGTACCTACCATAGCTGCTACAGATGCTCCATGTAGTGCTTTGTCAGTTTTATACACTGATGATGGTGTCTTTGATAAATACTTATTCTTAAAGCAAAATCCTAATATAGTTTTGGTTGATACTGGTATTATTGCAAAGGCTCCAGTTCGTCTTTTAGTATCTGGTATGGGTGATGCCTTAGCAACATATTTTGAAGCAAGAGCTTGTGAAAAATCTAATGCTGGAACATGTGCTTTTGGTACTACTACTATTACAGCTCAAGCATTAGCTAGACTATGCTATGATACATTAATTACTGAAGGATATAAGGCAAAACTTGCTGTAGAAGAAGGAGTTTGTACAAAATCAGTAGAAAAAATAGTTGAAGCTAATACTCTGCTTAGTGGTCTTGGCTTTGAAAGCGGTGGTATTGCAGCTGCTCATGCTATCCATAATGGTTTAACTGTATTGCCAGCTTGTCATCACATGTACCATGGAGAAAAAGTTGCATTTGGTACATTAGCTCAATTAGTACTTGAAAATGCTCCAATGGATGAAATTGAAGAAGTATTAGATTTCTGTACTAGGGTTGGTCTTCCTGTTACTTTAAAACAATTAGGTATCGATGAAATAAAACCAGAAGAAATTATGGAAGTTGCAAAGGCTGCTACTTCAAAAGAAGATACTGCACATAATATGCCATTTGAAGTTACCCCTGAAGATGTTTACGCTGCTATTTTAACAGCTAACAAGTTAGGACAAGAATATATGTAA
- a CDS encoding glycosyl hydrolase-related protein gives MLNIPLLISRPNIRITVANKVTSLIDLNAENIILETIKKAEDVNGTIIRIYEFENKLTEVKARLSIDFTKVIECNLLEEDISCIAEKTNEFSFTIKPYEIKTFRIV, from the coding sequence ATGCTAAACATTCCGCTTTTAATTAGCCGTCCAAATATAAGAATTACAGTAGCAAATAAAGTTACAAGTCTTATTGATTTAAATGCTGAAAATATCATTCTTGAAACTATTAAGAAAGCTGAGGATGTTAATGGGACTATTATTAGAATTTACGAATTCGAAAATAAGCTTACAGAAGTAAAGGCACGTTTAAGCATAGATTTTACCAAAGTAATAGAATGCAACTTGCTGGAGGAGGATATTTCATGTATTGCTGAAAAAACAAATGAATTTTCCTTTACTATAAAGCCATATGAAATTAAGACCTTTAGAATAGTTTAA
- the accC gene encoding acetyl-CoA carboxylase biotin carboxylase subunit has product MFKKILIANRGEIAVRIIRACRELGISTVAIYSETDKDALHVKISDEAYCIGKTFVKDSYLNVQNILSVAIHAKVDAIHPGYGFLSENTNFAQMCEEFGIKFIGPCPEIISLMGDKSNARDTMKRAGVPTVPGTDGEIQNIDEAIAIAKEIGYPVIVKASAGGGGKGMRVVNSEDELISSIETAQKEAQNYFGNPMVYLEKYLEYTRHVEIQIIGDNYGNVVHLGERDCSIQRRHQKLVEESPSPALNEDLRNAMGEAAVRVAKAVKYNSVGTVEFLLNEDNNFYFMEMNTRIQVEHGVTEMITGIDLMKEQILVASGEKLSFTQEDVKINGCALECRINAEDPYRNFIPCSGKVENYLSPGGIGLRIDSAVYPGYVISPFYDSMVSKVIAWGRDRDEAILRMKRALNEFVIEGVKTTIPFHKKLMDNETFRKGNFNTKFLEIHKIC; this is encoded by the coding sequence ATGTTTAAGAAAATTCTCATAGCTAATAGAGGAGAAATTGCTGTTAGAATTATACGTGCTTGCAGAGAGCTTGGAATTTCAACAGTTGCTATTTATTCAGAAACGGATAAAGATGCATTGCATGTAAAAATTTCTGATGAAGCTTATTGTATTGGTAAAACATTTGTAAAGGATAGTTATCTTAATGTGCAAAATATATTGAGTGTCGCTATACATGCTAAAGTAGATGCTATTCATCCAGGTTATGGTTTCCTTTCAGAAAATACAAATTTTGCTCAAATGTGTGAGGAATTTGGAATTAAATTTATAGGTCCCTGTCCTGAAATTATAAGTTTAATGGGTGATAAATCTAATGCAAGAGATACAATGAAGCGAGCTGGAGTGCCTACTGTTCCTGGGACAGATGGAGAAATACAAAATATTGATGAAGCAATAGCAATTGCAAAAGAAATAGGATATCCAGTTATAGTTAAAGCATCAGCAGGAGGCGGAGGTAAAGGAATGAGAGTGGTTAATTCTGAAGATGAATTAATAAGCTCCATTGAAACTGCCCAAAAGGAAGCACAAAATTATTTCGGAAATCCTATGGTTTATTTGGAGAAATATTTAGAGTATACTAGACATGTAGAAATTCAAATAATTGGAGATAATTATGGAAATGTAGTTCATTTAGGTGAAAGAGATTGTTCAATACAAAGACGTCATCAAAAGCTTGTAGAAGAATCACCATCACCAGCATTAAATGAAGATTTAAGAAATGCTATGGGTGAAGCGGCTGTAAGAGTAGCTAAAGCTGTAAAGTATAATAGTGTAGGAACTGTTGAATTTCTTTTAAATGAGGATAATAATTTTTATTTTATGGAAATGAATACAAGAATACAAGTTGAGCATGGTGTTACTGAAATGATAACTGGCATTGATCTTATGAAAGAACAAATATTAGTAGCAAGTGGTGAAAAATTATCTTTTACTCAAGAAGATGTTAAGATAAATGGATGCGCTTTAGAATGTAGAATAAATGCGGAAGATCCATATAGAAACTTTATTCCTTGTTCAGGAAAAGTTGAAAATTATTTATCACCTGGTGGAATTGGTTTAAGAATAGATAGTGCAGTTTATCCAGGATACGTTATATCACCATTTTATGATTCAATGGTATCAAAAGTGATTGCTTGGGGAAGAGATAGAGATGAAGCAATTCTAAGAATGAAAAGAGCATTAAATGAATTTGTTATTGAAGGAGTTAAAACAACAATTCCTTTTCATAAAAAACTAATGGATAATGAAACTTTTAGAAAAGGAAACTTTAATACAAAATTTTTGGAAATACATAAAATCTGCTAA
- a CDS encoding acetyl-CoA carboxylase biotin carboxyl carrier protein yields MINIEDIEKIMQVVDKFEVSHFEFQHEDSKIIIDKNKICEGLVGTNTFTKGEIKAAQSKIEKSINEDVEIEITEKEYIKAAFAGSFYSSKEKNEQAFVKVNDEVECDTVVGLIEVMKLFNEVEAGVQGTIVDILVKDGEFVEYGQPLFEIKSK; encoded by the coding sequence ATGATTAATATAGAGGATATAGAAAAAATCATGCAAGTTGTTGATAAATTTGAGGTTTCTCACTTTGAATTTCAACATGAAGATAGCAAGATAATAATAGATAAGAATAAGATATGTGAAGGTTTAGTTGGTACTAATACGTTTACTAAAGGTGAAATTAAAGCTGCTCAGTCTAAAATTGAGAAAAGTATCAATGAGGACGTTGAGATAGAAATTACAGAGAAGGAATATATTAAAGCCGCTTTTGCAGGGAGCTTCTATTCTTCCAAAGAAAAAAATGAACAAGCCTTTGTTAAAGTTAATGATGAGGTAGAGTGTGACACTGTTGTTGGGTTGATTGAAGTAATGAAATTATTTAATGAAGTTGAAGCTGGAGTTCAAGGAACTATAGTTGATATATTAGTTAAGGATGGAGAGTTTGTAGAATACGGCCAACCACTATTTGAGATAAAAAGTAAGTAA
- a CDS encoding biotin-dependent carboxyltransferase family protein has product MSISVLNPGLQSTIQDLGRHGYQKYGVIVSGAMDVYAMRIANIAVGNDESEGVLEITMIGPSLELEKGALISITGGNISPTINGKKIPMGRPVYLKEDCVLNFGACIAGCRSYLAIAGGFDVPEVMESKSTYLRAQFGGFNGRPLKKGDILNIGTKSVAAIKIIEKLQEITQKGEFVAPSWYMGDSTVENINSTIIRVFKDRQFDNISDESINKFFNSEFNVDNKSDRMGYRLCGEKIELKERLEMISEEVSVGTIQIPPDGNPIILLADRQTTGGYPKIAHVVSVDIQKIVQLKPNSKIKFKQITLKEAERLYFEREKYIDELKKAIRLTIL; this is encoded by the coding sequence GTGAGTATATCTGTTTTAAATCCAGGACTGCAATCAACTATTCAAGATTTGGGAAGACATGGATATCAAAAATATGGGGTTATAGTTAGCGGTGCTATGGATGTTTATGCTATGAGAATTGCAAACATTGCAGTTGGAAATGATGAAAGTGAAGGTGTTTTGGAAATTACAATGATTGGTCCCTCATTAGAGTTAGAAAAGGGAGCCTTAATTTCTATAACAGGTGGAAATATTTCGCCTACTATTAATGGAAAGAAAATTCCAATGGGAAGACCAGTTTATTTAAAAGAAGACTGTGTATTAAATTTTGGAGCGTGTATAGCTGGATGTCGTTCTTATTTAGCTATAGCAGGCGGCTTTGATGTTCCAGAAGTTATGGAAAGTAAAAGTACATATTTAAGAGCACAATTTGGAGGCTTTAATGGAAGACCTTTGAAAAAGGGAGATATATTAAATATTGGTACTAAAAGTGTAGCAGCTATTAAAATAATAGAAAAGCTACAAGAAATAACTCAAAAAGGTGAGTTTGTAGCTCCCAGTTGGTATATGGGGGATTCAACAGTAGAAAATATCAATAGCACAATTATTAGAGTTTTTAAAGACAGGCAATTTGATAATATTTCTGATGAAAGTATAAATAAATTTTTTAATTCAGAGTTTAATGTAGATAATAAATCAGATAGAATGGGATATCGTTTATGTGGAGAAAAAATAGAACTTAAAGAAAGATTGGAAATGATATCTGAAGAAGTTTCTGTTGGGACTATTCAAATTCCACCTGACGGTAACCCTATTATTTTATTAGCAGATAGGCAAACTACAGGAGGATATCCTAAAATAGCTCACGTAGTTTCTGTAGATATTCAAAAAATAGTTCAACTTAAACCTAATAGTAAAATTAAATTTAAACAGATTACATTAAAGGAAGCTGAAAGGCTATACTTTGAAAGAGAAAAATATATTGATGAACTAAAAAAAGCAATAAGACTTACAATATTATAA
- the pxpB gene encoding 5-oxoprolinase subunit PxpB, which produces MEKNKFEAEISQISETSSLVEFGKVISEEINKEVRTFCAYLDEYPFKGMIEYVPAFTSVSIIYNPLDVNSESPYEVVKDILDKIISKLNFSSLDEENIVQIPVCYGGEFGQDIEQVAKINNITVDEVIKIHSEGKYLVYMIGFAPGFPYLGGMSEKIAAPRRESPRTAIPAGSVGIAGMQTGVYPIETPGGWQLVGKTPLKLFDLKRNSKSLLKAGDIVKFYPISYEEYVQLKEEE; this is translated from the coding sequence ATGGAAAAGAATAAGTTTGAAGCTGAAATTTCTCAAATAAGTGAAACATCATCTTTAGTTGAATTTGGGAAGGTAATAAGTGAAGAGATAAATAAAGAAGTAAGAACATTTTGTGCGTATCTAGATGAATATCCTTTCAAGGGAATGATAGAATATGTGCCTGCCTTTACAAGTGTTTCTATAATTTACAACCCTTTGGATGTGAACAGTGAATCTCCCTATGAAGTTGTAAAAGACATTTTAGATAAAATAATTTCTAAACTTAATTTTTCTTCTCTGGATGAGGAAAATATTGTTCAAATACCAGTATGTTATGGTGGGGAATTTGGACAAGATATTGAGCAAGTTGCAAAAATAAATAATATTACTGTAGATGAGGTTATAAAAATTCATTCTGAAGGAAAATATCTAGTTTATATGATTGGTTTTGCTCCGGGATTTCCATATTTAGGTGGAATGTCTGAAAAAATTGCGGCTCCAAGGCGTGAATCTCCAAGAACAGCAATACCAGCAGGTTCAGTTGGTATTGCTGGAATGCAGACAGGGGTATATCCTATAGAAACTCCTGGAGGCTGGCAGCTTGTAGGAAAGACACCATTAAAATTATTTGATTTAAAGAGAAATTCTAAAAGCCTTTTAAAGGCAGGAGATATAGTTAAATTTTATCCTATTTCTTATGAAGAATATGTACAGTTAAAGGAGGAAGAATAG